A genomic region of Mus pahari chromosome 22, PAHARI_EIJ_v1.1, whole genome shotgun sequence contains the following coding sequences:
- the Aqp7 gene encoding aquaporin-7 isoform X2 yields MAPGSVLETIRSVLQRNMVREFLAEFLSTYVMMVFGLGSVAHMVLGEKFGSYLGVNLGFGFGVTMGVHVAGGISGAHMNAAVTFTNCALGRMAWKKFPVYVLGQFLGSFSAAATTYLIFYGAIDHFAGGDLLVTGSKSTANIFATYLPEHMTLWRGFLDEAFVTGMLQLCLFAITDKNNSPALQGTEPIVIGILVTVLGVSLGMNSGYAINPSRDLPPRFFTFIAGWGKQVFRAGNNWWWVPVVAPLLGSYIGGIVYLGFIHPSIPQGPQRLENFTAREQKVTASSKNAASANISGSVPLESF; encoded by the exons ATGGCCCCCGGGTCTGTGCTCGAGACCATACGATCAGTGCTACAGAGGAATATGGTGCGAGAGTTTCTGGCGGAGTTCCTGAGTACCTATGTCATGATG GTGTTTGGCCTTGGTTCTGTGGCTCACATGGTTCTAGGAGAAAAGTTTGGCAGCTATCTCGGTGTCAACTTGGGTTTTGGCTTCGGAGTGACCATGGGAGTCCATGTGGCAGGCGGCATCTCTG GGGCCCACATGAACGCCGCGGTGACTTTCACCAATTGCGCGCTAGGCCGAATGGCCTGGAAGAAGTTCCCTGTATACGTTTTGGGTCAGTTCCTGGGCTCCTTCTCAGCAGCAGCTACCACCTACTTAATTTTCTATG GCGCCATTGACCACTTTGCAGGCGGAGACCTATTGGTGACAGGTTCCAAGTCCACGGCAAACATTTTTGCCACCTATCTTCCTGAACACATGACACTGTGGCGGGGCTTTCTGGATGAG GCATTCGTGACTGGGATGCTGCAGCTGTGTCTCTTCGCCATCACAGACAAGAACAACAGTCCAGCACTTCAAGGGACCGAACCCATCGTGATAGGCATCCTTGTTACGGTCCTTGGGGTGTCGCTAGGCATGAACTCGGGATATGCAATCAACCCATCCCGTGACCTGCCTCCCCGGTTCTTCACTTTCATTGCTGGCTGGGGCAAACAAGTGTTCAG AGCCGGGAACAACTGGTGGTGGGTGCCGGTGGTGGCACCCCTTCTGGGCTCCTACATAGGTGGCATTGTATACCTGGGCTTCATTCACCCCAGCATACCACAGGGTCCTCAGAGACTGGAGAATTTTACAGCAAGAGAACAGAAGGTAACTGCATCATCCAAGAATGCAGCCTCTGCGAACATAAGTGGCTCTGTGCCTCTAGAGAGCTTCTAA
- the Aqp7 gene encoding aquaporin-7 isoform X1 — MNTGSTHTSTMAPGSVLETIRSVLQRNMVREFLAEFLSTYVMMVFGLGSVAHMVLGEKFGSYLGVNLGFGFGVTMGVHVAGGISGAHMNAAVTFTNCALGRMAWKKFPVYVLGQFLGSFSAAATTYLIFYGAIDHFAGGDLLVTGSKSTANIFATYLPEHMTLWRGFLDEAFVTGMLQLCLFAITDKNNSPALQGTEPIVIGILVTVLGVSLGMNSGYAINPSRDLPPRFFTFIAGWGKQVFRAGNNWWWVPVVAPLLGSYIGGIVYLGFIHPSIPQGPQRLENFTAREQKVTASSKNAASANISGSVPLESF; from the exons ATGAATACAGG GTCCACCCACACCTCCACAATGGCCCCCGGGTCTGTGCTCGAGACCATACGATCAGTGCTACAGAGGAATATGGTGCGAGAGTTTCTGGCGGAGTTCCTGAGTACCTATGTCATGATG GTGTTTGGCCTTGGTTCTGTGGCTCACATGGTTCTAGGAGAAAAGTTTGGCAGCTATCTCGGTGTCAACTTGGGTTTTGGCTTCGGAGTGACCATGGGAGTCCATGTGGCAGGCGGCATCTCTG GGGCCCACATGAACGCCGCGGTGACTTTCACCAATTGCGCGCTAGGCCGAATGGCCTGGAAGAAGTTCCCTGTATACGTTTTGGGTCAGTTCCTGGGCTCCTTCTCAGCAGCAGCTACCACCTACTTAATTTTCTATG GCGCCATTGACCACTTTGCAGGCGGAGACCTATTGGTGACAGGTTCCAAGTCCACGGCAAACATTTTTGCCACCTATCTTCCTGAACACATGACACTGTGGCGGGGCTTTCTGGATGAG GCATTCGTGACTGGGATGCTGCAGCTGTGTCTCTTCGCCATCACAGACAAGAACAACAGTCCAGCACTTCAAGGGACCGAACCCATCGTGATAGGCATCCTTGTTACGGTCCTTGGGGTGTCGCTAGGCATGAACTCGGGATATGCAATCAACCCATCCCGTGACCTGCCTCCCCGGTTCTTCACTTTCATTGCTGGCTGGGGCAAACAAGTGTTCAG AGCCGGGAACAACTGGTGGTGGGTGCCGGTGGTGGCACCCCTTCTGGGCTCCTACATAGGTGGCATTGTATACCTGGGCTTCATTCACCCCAGCATACCACAGGGTCCTCAGAGACTGGAGAATTTTACAGCAAGAGAACAGAAGGTAACTGCATCATCCAAGAATGCAGCCTCTGCGAACATAAGTGGCTCTGTGCCTCTAGAGAGCTTCTAA